One Bifidobacterium angulatum DSM 20098 = JCM 7096 DNA window includes the following coding sequences:
- the gatA gene encoding Asp-tRNA(Asn)/Glu-tRNA(Gln) amidotransferase subunit GatA — MTNVADLVKLSAAEMGAAIKKGEVSSRELVDAHLDVIEAAEPSVQAFLKVSADEAREQADAFDAKSAEEKAALPELAGVPIAIKDMIVTKGIETTAASKILEGWIPPYDATVIEKLKAAGMPILGKTNLDEFAQGSSTEHSAYKTTHNPWDTDRVPGGSGGGSASAVAAFEAPLALGTDTGGSIRQPGALTGTVGVKPTYGGVSRFGAIAMASSLDQIGPCSRTVLDSALLQEIIGGHDKRDSTSIPEGPRPMVAAAREGMKRDLKGLKVGLIKELGGDGFQPGVEARFNEGVKKLEEMGAEVTEVSLPHLPYSLGAYYIIMPSEVSSNLARYDGMRYGLRVMPPDNVPQTAANMMAYTREAGFGDEVKRRIILGTYALSAGYYDAWYGSAQKVRTLIIDDFKKAFEKVDVLVGPTSPVTAFKFGEKTEDPMAMYAIDITTIPANLAGVPAMSIPAGLSDDGLPVGFQFIAPQQRDEVMYKPAAALEAALEDEWNGPIWKSLNASWLDGQAK; from the coding sequence ATGACGAACGTAGCAGATCTGGTCAAGCTTTCCGCCGCCGAAATGGGCGCGGCCATCAAGAAGGGCGAGGTTTCCAGCCGCGAACTGGTCGACGCGCATCTTGACGTCATCGAAGCCGCCGAGCCGAGCGTGCAGGCCTTCCTGAAGGTCTCCGCCGACGAGGCCCGCGAACAGGCCGATGCCTTCGATGCCAAGAGCGCCGAGGAGAAGGCCGCGTTGCCGGAGCTGGCAGGCGTGCCGATCGCGATCAAGGACATGATCGTCACCAAGGGCATCGAAACCACCGCAGCCTCCAAGATCCTCGAAGGTTGGATCCCCCCGTACGACGCAACCGTTATCGAAAAGCTCAAGGCTGCCGGCATGCCGATTCTCGGCAAGACCAACCTGGATGAGTTCGCGCAGGGTTCCTCCACCGAGCATTCCGCATACAAGACCACGCATAATCCGTGGGATACCGACCGCGTCCCCGGCGGCTCCGGCGGCGGCTCCGCTTCCGCTGTGGCGGCATTCGAAGCTCCGCTGGCCCTCGGCACTGATACAGGTGGCTCCATCCGCCAGCCGGGCGCGCTGACCGGTACTGTCGGCGTCAAGCCCACCTATGGTGGTGTTTCCCGTTTCGGCGCCATCGCCATGGCTTCCTCGCTCGATCAGATCGGCCCGTGCTCCCGCACCGTGCTCGACTCCGCACTGCTGCAGGAGATCATCGGTGGCCATGATAAGCGTGACTCTACTTCCATTCCGGAGGGCCCGCGTCCGATGGTCGCCGCCGCCCGTGAAGGCATGAAGCGCGATCTGAAGGGTCTCAAGGTCGGTCTGATCAAGGAGCTTGGCGGCGACGGATTCCAGCCGGGCGTCGAAGCTCGTTTCAACGAGGGCGTGAAGAAGCTTGAGGAGATGGGTGCTGAAGTCACCGAGGTGTCTCTGCCGCACCTGCCGTACTCCCTGGGCGCGTACTACATCATCATGCCGTCCGAGGTCAGCTCCAACCTGGCCCGTTATGATGGCATGCGCTACGGCCTGCGTGTGATGCCGCCGGACAACGTGCCGCAGACCGCAGCCAACATGATGGCCTACACCCGCGAGGCCGGCTTCGGCGACGAGGTCAAGCGTCGTATCATCCTCGGCACCTATGCGCTGTCCGCCGGTTATTACGATGCCTGGTACGGTTCCGCGCAGAAGGTCCGTACCCTCATCATCGACGACTTCAAGAAGGCGTTTGAGAAGGTCGACGTGCTCGTTGGCCCGACCAGCCCGGTCACCGCCTTCAAGTTCGGTGAGAAGACTGAGGATCCGATGGCCATGTACGCCATCGATATCACCACTATTCCGGCCAACCTCGCCGGCGTTCCGGCCATGAGCATCCCGGCCGGCCTGAGCGACGACGGACTGCCTGTCGGTTTCCAGTTCATCGCGCCGCAGCAGCGTGACGAAGTGATGTACAAGCCGGCCGCAGCTCTTGAAGCCGCGCTGGAAGACGAATGGAACGGCCCGATCTGGAAGTCGCTGAACGCTTCCTGGCTCGACGGCCAGGCCAAGTGA
- the gatC gene encoding Asp-tRNA(Asn)/Glu-tRNA(Gln) amidotransferase subunit GatC, with amino-acid sequence MPTFTKEEIVHLGDLARIALSDEEITRLQGELNVIADSIDMVQEVATDDVEPTANPIPLEAYLRPDVPETPLTQAEALAGGPKTEAGMFVAPRILGSEE; translated from the coding sequence ATGCCTACTTTCACCAAAGAAGAAATCGTGCATTTGGGCGATTTGGCCCGAATCGCACTGAGCGATGAAGAAATTACCCGCCTGCAGGGCGAGCTGAACGTCATTGCCGACTCCATCGATATGGTTCAGGAAGTCGCCACCGACGATGTTGAACCGACCGCCAACCCGATTCCGCTGGAAGCGTACCTGCGCCCCGACGTTCCTGAGACGCCGTTGACCCAGGCCGAGGCTCTTGCCGGCGGCCCGAAGACCGAGGCGGGCATGTTTGTTGCCCCGCGCATTCTGGGAAGCGAGGAGTGA
- a CDS encoding GNAT family N-acetyltransferase, with translation MPDNAAQSESRELPASIAIPPVRGEMVRLRPATVEDLDRMDVIDAYPGASGITGKDRVAERAAVHAWVRRSVAWSKGEAPAESGVGDPEARRTIAWSIITESDHDGDGEIDAAESDNVIGMIFLIDIDGWARSARIQVILGQDYRGRGYSRDIMPRVMTYGFAPEPAGLGMHRIWVAVPEQNTRSVSVYQSLGFMPSGRSRDALWNAAQNRYQDLIVMDTLVDEFDPIRSLDAFGMHVIEDNPGVKEAMAAREHSIAIQQGALAESGTAGGDMAAPAPVAADVDSSSAGKVSGDDAQHDEPEAGKDGAVSAGAASDDEGSNWPYAQGKSKTSKGAWWRTLGRGRKRNNGK, from the coding sequence ATGCCAGATAATGCTGCACAGTCGGAATCCCGAGAGCTGCCGGCCAGTATCGCCATCCCTCCCGTACGCGGTGAAATGGTGCGTCTGCGCCCGGCTACCGTCGAAGACCTCGACAGGATGGATGTGATCGATGCCTATCCGGGGGCTTCTGGCATTACCGGCAAGGATCGCGTGGCCGAACGTGCCGCCGTGCACGCCTGGGTGCGTCGTTCCGTGGCTTGGAGCAAGGGCGAGGCGCCGGCTGAATCCGGTGTGGGCGATCCTGAGGCTCGCCGCACCATCGCATGGTCGATTATCACCGAAAGCGATCATGATGGCGATGGCGAGATCGACGCCGCGGAAAGCGACAACGTGATCGGCATGATCTTCCTGATCGATATCGACGGCTGGGCCCGTTCCGCGCGCATTCAGGTGATTCTGGGTCAGGATTACCGTGGCCGTGGCTATTCGCGCGACATCATGCCCCGTGTGATGACCTATGGGTTCGCCCCTGAGCCGGCGGGTCTTGGCATGCATCGTATTTGGGTTGCGGTTCCGGAACAGAACACGCGCTCCGTGTCCGTCTACCAGTCGCTTGGCTTCATGCCGTCCGGCCGTTCGCGTGACGCATTGTGGAACGCTGCGCAGAATCGTTATCAGGATTTGATTGTTATGGACACTCTGGTGGACGAGTTCGATCCGATTCGCTCCCTTGACGCGTTCGGTATGCATGTGATCGAAGACAATCCCGGCGTGAAAGAGGCCATGGCCGCCCGTGAGCATTCCATCGCCATCCAGCAGGGGGCGTTGGCGGAATCGGGAACGGCTGGCGGCGATATGGCGGCTCCCGCCCCCGTTGCTGCGGATGTGGATTCGTCGTCTGCCGGCAAGGTGAGCGGCGATGATGCACAACATGATGAGCCTGAGGCAGGTAAAGACGGTGCCGTCTCCGCTGGTGCCGCTTCCGACGACGAGGGCTCGAACTGGCCGTATGCGCAGGGCAAGTCCAAGACGTCAAAGGGCGCATGGTGGCGTACGCTGGGGCGTGGCCGCAAAAGGAACAACGGCAAGTAG
- a CDS encoding chorismate mutase produces the protein MSDSEHSDWQKTTIDSAQAEQHPETAQAVAKIKALRQSIDNIDSAIVSLLAERFKATSQVGVLKAGAGFAPEDTKREDYQIERLHRIAVDAGLDPEIAEMYREFVVTEAKKRHQRIADAGGDPGVLDVFA, from the coding sequence ATGAGTGATTCCGAACATAGCGACTGGCAGAAGACCACCATCGATTCGGCCCAGGCCGAACAGCATCCGGAAACTGCCCAGGCAGTCGCAAAGATCAAGGCATTGCGCCAATCCATCGACAATATCGACTCCGCGATCGTCTCGTTGCTCGCGGAACGGTTCAAAGCCACCTCTCAGGTCGGTGTATTGAAGGCTGGCGCCGGATTCGCGCCGGAAGACACAAAACGTGAGGATTACCAGATCGAACGCTTGCACCGTATCGCCGTTGATGCGGGTCTTGATCCGGAAATTGCGGAAATGTACCGCGAATTCGTGGTCACGGAAGCCAAGAAACGCCATCAGCGTATTGCCGACGCCGGGGGAGACCCGGGCGTGCTTGATGTGTTCGCATGA
- the rho gene encoding transcription termination factor Rho, which produces MANSQDLESMKLPELKELAKQMGLRGTSTMRKPELLATLQAARSGGEAPAGVTVKAPKTSAPKASEPVEGKSEKTAEAKSKKQSDAAPAQADTAENTTRRDRTAAKDKAHEAVDLLATLDLDAAKEGDRKERKPRRRIHDELDGEELIAGNVRRRRHRKDQDAPSEETARDLDDILASLPGGKQESRNDGESYRGREERGERENREGRDGRDRRGRRLRGRNRDFDERDERRNRNERNDRNDRNADNAENDNRDAARNERNDRNDRNEQQADLVPVAGIVDVLESYAFIRTSGYLPGPNDVYVSMGQVKKYGLRKGDAVHGAIRAPREGERRNQRQKFVPLQSIDSINGMSVEESMGRPQFNKLTPLYPQERLKQETTPNKLTGRIMDIISPIGKGQRGLIVSPPKAGKTITLQNIANAITTNNPEVHLMVVLVDERPEEVTDMERTVQGEVISSTFDRPASDHTIVAELAIERAKRLVELGQDVVVLLDSMTRLARAYNIAAPASGRILSGGVDAQALYPPKKFFGAARNIENGGSLTIISSALVETGSKMDEVIFEEFKGTGNMELRLSRELAEKRMFPAIDVNASGTRREELITDPKELPIIYRLRRLFGGMEAEQAYQTLVPRLKKTASNRDFLAAIVQQANASNATNGN; this is translated from the coding sequence GTGGCCAATAGCCAAGATCTTGAGAGCATGAAATTGCCGGAGCTGAAGGAGCTTGCCAAGCAGATGGGACTGCGCGGCACTTCCACTATGCGCAAGCCGGAGCTGCTTGCTACGCTTCAGGCCGCTCGTTCCGGCGGCGAAGCGCCTGCCGGTGTCACTGTAAAAGCTCCGAAGACCAGCGCTCCGAAGGCCTCTGAACCTGTGGAAGGCAAGAGCGAGAAGACTGCCGAGGCCAAATCCAAGAAGCAGTCCGACGCCGCACCTGCTCAAGCGGATACTGCGGAGAATACCACCCGTCGCGACCGCACCGCCGCAAAGGATAAGGCGCATGAAGCCGTGGATCTGCTGGCCACGCTGGATCTTGACGCTGCGAAGGAAGGCGATCGCAAGGAGCGTAAGCCGCGTCGCCGCATTCACGATGAGCTTGATGGTGAGGAACTGATCGCCGGCAACGTGCGCCGTCGTCGTCATCGCAAGGATCAGGATGCGCCGAGCGAGGAGACCGCGCGCGATCTTGACGATATTCTTGCGTCCCTGCCGGGCGGTAAGCAGGAATCCCGCAACGATGGGGAATCGTATCGTGGCCGTGAAGAGCGCGGCGAGCGTGAGAACCGCGAGGGACGCGACGGACGCGACCGTCGTGGCCGTCGTCTGCGTGGCCGCAACCGTGATTTCGATGAGCGCGACGAGCGCCGCAATCGTAACGAGCGTAACGACCGTAACGACCGCAACGCGGACAATGCAGAGAACGACAACCGCGATGCCGCACGCAACGAGCGTAACGATCGCAATGATCGCAATGAACAGCAGGCCGATCTCGTGCCGGTCGCCGGTATTGTCGACGTGCTGGAATCCTACGCATTCATCCGTACCTCCGGCTATCTGCCGGGTCCGAACGACGTGTACGTTTCCATGGGCCAGGTCAAGAAGTACGGTCTGCGCAAGGGCGACGCCGTGCATGGCGCCATTCGCGCACCGCGCGAGGGCGAGCGCCGCAACCAGCGTCAGAAGTTCGTGCCGCTGCAGTCCATCGATTCCATCAACGGCATGAGCGTCGAGGAATCCATGGGCCGTCCGCAGTTCAACAAGCTCACCCCGCTGTACCCGCAGGAACGCCTGAAGCAGGAGACCACGCCGAACAAGCTCACCGGCCGCATCATGGATATCATCTCCCCGATCGGCAAGGGTCAGCGTGGCCTGATCGTATCGCCTCCGAAGGCCGGCAAGACGATCACCTTGCAGAACATCGCCAACGCCATCACCACCAATAATCCTGAAGTGCATCTGATGGTCGTGCTGGTGGACGAGCGCCCCGAGGAAGTCACCGATATGGAACGTACGGTGCAGGGCGAGGTCATTTCCTCCACCTTCGACCGCCCGGCATCCGATCACACCATCGTGGCCGAACTCGCCATCGAACGTGCCAAGCGCCTGGTGGAGCTTGGCCAGGATGTGGTCGTGCTGCTTGATTCCATGACCCGTCTGGCCCGTGCCTACAATATCGCGGCACCGGCTTCCGGGCGTATTCTGTCCGGCGGTGTGGATGCCCAGGCGCTGTACCCGCCGAAGAAGTTCTTCGGCGCCGCCCGCAACATCGAAAACGGCGGCTCCCTGACCATCATCTCCTCCGCGCTGGTGGAAACCGGTTCCAAGATGGATGAGGTGATCTTCGAGGAATTCAAGGGCACCGGCAACATGGAACTGCGTCTGAGCCGCGAACTGGCGGAAAAGCGCATGTTCCCGGCCATCGATGTGAACGCCTCCGGCACGCGCCGCGAGGAGCTCATCACCGATCCGAAGGAGCTGCCGATCATCTACCGTCTGCGTCGTCTGTTCGGCGGCATGGAAGCCGAGCAGGCCTACCAGACCCTGGTGCCGCGCTTGAAGAAGACGGCATCCAACCGCGACTTCCTTGCCGCGATCGTGCAGCAGGCCAACGCCAGCAACGCCACCAACGGCAACTGA
- a CDS encoding NAD(P)/FAD-dependent oxidoreductase, translating to MTDKQSVVIIGGGPAGLTAAWELIKDGGADRYDVTVLEETHEFGGISRTVKHNGNRMDIGGHRFFSKDDRIMDWWKNTLPLQGAPSYDDKKLNREHDMEPGGPDPEVEDKVMLKRHRVSRIYWNKHFLDYPISLSVGTLKAMGFKLTMVAGFSYLKSMVHKLPEDNLENFYINRFGRKLYSMFFEGYTEKLWGRHPSEISADWGAQRVKGLSIMGVLKNAFQKLLPKKRDNSEVETSLIEEFWYPKYGPGQLWETVESNCENAGVKVVTDAKVIEVRQQNGHISSVVTEAADGTRTEWNADQFISSMPVKDLVEAIDAAGVDTEAAATGSKAAPEAVTEVAEGLPYRDFVTVGLLVNHLKLENTTDIPTLGNPPIVPDCWIYVQDPGYKVGRIQVFNNWSPYLVKNVDDTVWIGLEYFCEEGDTFWNMSEEDAVKFAISELMRMGVIEKPEDVLDSHRERVKKAYPAYFDTYDRIDEVIDYLDGFGNLYCVGRNGQHRYNNMDHSMATAIEAVDNIKSGKATKENVWSVNTDQSYHEEK from the coding sequence GTGACCGACAAGCAGTCCGTAGTGATTATCGGCGGTGGCCCTGCTGGCCTGACCGCGGCTTGGGAACTGATCAAGGACGGCGGTGCCGATAGGTACGACGTTACTGTTCTGGAAGAAACCCATGAATTCGGCGGCATTTCCCGCACCGTGAAGCACAATGGAAACCGCATGGATATCGGCGGCCACCGTTTCTTCTCGAAGGACGATCGCATCATGGATTGGTGGAAGAACACGCTTCCGCTGCAGGGTGCGCCCTCCTACGATGATAAGAAGCTCAATCGCGAGCATGACATGGAACCGGGCGGCCCGGACCCCGAGGTCGAAGACAAGGTGATGCTCAAGCGTCACCGCGTCTCCCGCATCTACTGGAACAAGCACTTCCTGGATTATCCGATTTCCCTGAGCGTGGGCACTTTGAAGGCCATGGGATTCAAGCTGACCATGGTCGCCGGATTCAGCTACCTGAAGTCCATGGTGCACAAGCTGCCGGAAGACAATCTGGAGAACTTCTACATCAATCGTTTCGGCCGCAAGCTGTATTCCATGTTCTTCGAGGGCTATACCGAGAAGCTGTGGGGGCGCCACCCGTCCGAGATTTCGGCCGATTGGGGTGCGCAGCGCGTCAAGGGCCTGAGCATCATGGGTGTGCTGAAGAACGCCTTCCAGAAGCTGCTGCCGAAGAAGCGTGATAATTCCGAGGTCGAGACTTCGCTGATCGAAGAGTTCTGGTACCCGAAGTATGGTCCGGGCCAGCTGTGGGAGACCGTGGAATCCAACTGCGAGAACGCGGGTGTGAAGGTCGTTACCGATGCCAAGGTTATCGAGGTGCGCCAGCAGAACGGCCATATCTCCTCCGTGGTGACCGAGGCCGCCGACGGCACTCGTACCGAATGGAACGCCGATCAGTTCATCTCCTCCATGCCGGTCAAGGATCTGGTCGAGGCCATTGACGCCGCGGGTGTCGATACCGAGGCCGCGGCGACCGGCTCCAAGGCCGCTCCCGAAGCCGTCACCGAGGTGGCCGAAGGCCTGCCGTACCGCGATTTCGTGACCGTCGGCCTGCTGGTCAACCATCTCAAGCTTGAAAACACCACCGACATTCCTACCCTCGGCAATCCGCCGATCGTGCCGGATTGCTGGATCTACGTGCAGGATCCGGGCTACAAGGTCGGTCGTATCCAGGTGTTCAACAACTGGAGCCCGTATCTGGTCAAGAACGTTGACGATACCGTGTGGATCGGCTTGGAGTACTTCTGCGAGGAAGGCGACACCTTCTGGAACATGAGCGAGGAGGACGCGGTGAAATTCGCCATTTCCGAGCTGATGCGCATGGGTGTCATCGAAAAACCGGAGGATGTGCTCGATTCCCATCGCGAACGCGTCAAGAAGGCGTACCCCGCCTACTTCGATACGTATGACCGTATCGACGAGGTCATCGATTATCTTGACGGTTTCGGCAACCTGTATTGCGTGGGTCGCAACGGCCAGCATCGCTACAACAACATGGATCACTCCATGGCAACCGCCATCGAGGCCGTTGACAATATCAAGTCCGGCAAGGCGACCAAGGAAAACGTCTGGTCCGTGAACACCGACCAGTCCTACCACGAGGAGAAGTAG
- the gatB gene encoding Asp-tRNA(Asn)/Glu-tRNA(Gln) amidotransferase subunit GatB: protein MAEKLMKYSEAVKQFDPVLGLETHVELSTKTKLFCPAEVSFGGEPNSQLTPVSLGLPGSLPVVNKTAVDYAIKLGLALHCEIAEWSQFARKNYFYPDMPRDYQISQYDKPTNGNGYLDVELDDGTIFRVPIERAHIEDDAGKNTHVGGADGRIEGADHSLVDYNRAGVPLIEIVTKPIEGVGERAPEIAGAYMRAIRDIVRALNISHARMEQGNMRADVNVSLRRDPSDPFGTRSETKNVNTFRGIEKTVQYEIRRQAQILSEGGEILQETRHWDEASQTTAGGRVKSDADDYRYFPDPDLVMLHITKEHIEEIKAQMPEMPRERRNRLKAEWGLNDVQMRDILNADALDLIEATVAEGATAAGARKWWLGELSREANAKGVTLEELPITPADVAEIEKLIADGKLNDKLAKQTVAGVLAGEGTPSEVVEKRGLKVVSDDGLIDKAVDEAFAANPDVVEKLKSGNMKPMGVIIGAVMRATRGQADAKAVTKVVMSKIK from the coding sequence ATGGCTGAAAAACTGATGAAGTACTCCGAGGCCGTCAAGCAGTTTGACCCGGTGCTCGGTCTGGAAACCCACGTGGAACTGTCCACCAAGACGAAGCTGTTCTGCCCTGCCGAGGTCTCCTTCGGCGGCGAGCCGAACAGCCAGCTGACCCCGGTCTCCCTGGGTCTGCCAGGCTCCCTGCCGGTGGTCAACAAGACCGCCGTCGACTATGCGATCAAGCTGGGTCTCGCCCTGCATTGCGAGATTGCCGAGTGGAGCCAGTTCGCCCGTAAGAACTACTTCTACCCGGACATGCCGCGCGACTACCAGATCTCGCAGTACGACAAGCCGACCAACGGCAACGGCTATCTTGATGTCGAGCTTGACGACGGCACCATCTTCCGTGTGCCGATCGAGCGTGCGCATATCGAGGACGACGCCGGCAAGAACACCCACGTTGGTGGCGCGGACGGCCGTATCGAGGGCGCCGACCACTCCCTGGTCGACTACAACCGTGCCGGCGTGCCGCTGATTGAGATCGTGACCAAGCCGATCGAAGGCGTGGGCGAGCGTGCCCCGGAGATCGCCGGTGCCTACATGCGTGCCATCCGCGACATCGTGCGTGCGCTGAACATCTCCCACGCGCGTATGGAGCAGGGCAACATGCGTGCCGATGTGAACGTGTCGCTGCGCCGCGACCCGAGCGATCCGTTCGGCACCCGTTCCGAGACCAAGAACGTGAATACGTTCCGTGGCATCGAGAAGACCGTGCAGTACGAGATTCGCCGTCAGGCGCAGATTCTTTCCGAAGGCGGCGAGATCCTGCAGGAGACCCGCCACTGGGATGAGGCTTCGCAGACCACCGCCGGCGGCCGTGTGAAGTCCGACGCCGACGACTACCGCTACTTCCCGGATCCGGATCTGGTGATGCTGCACATCACCAAGGAGCATATCGAAGAGATCAAGGCTCAGATGCCGGAGATGCCGCGTGAACGCCGCAACCGCCTGAAGGCCGAATGGGGCTTGAACGATGTGCAGATGCGCGACATTCTCAACGCCGATGCGCTTGATCTGATCGAAGCCACCGTGGCTGAGGGCGCTACCGCAGCCGGTGCGCGCAAGTGGTGGCTGGGCGAGCTTTCCCGCGAGGCCAACGCCAAGGGCGTGACCTTGGAGGAGCTCCCGATCACTCCGGCCGATGTTGCCGAGATCGAGAAGCTGATCGCCGACGGCAAGCTGAACGACAAGCTTGCCAAGCAGACCGTTGCCGGCGTGCTCGCCGGTGAAGGCACGCCGAGCGAAGTTGTCGAGAAGCGCGGCCTGAAGGTCGTTTCCGACGATGGCTTGATCGACAAGGCCGTGGATGAGGCGTTCGCCGCCAATCCGGATGTTGTCGAGAAGCTCAAGAGCGGCAATATGAAGCCGATGGGTGTCATCATCGGTGCCGTGATGAGGGCCACGCGCGGCCAGGCCGACGCGAAGGCCGTCACCAAGGTGGTTATGAGCAAGATCAAGTGA
- a CDS encoding TrmH family RNA methyltransferase, whose translation MHAPHPIDVAAKASGEPTFREVGVGPWEEAHPGEPRPTDVQYDPQLLDEGDRRNVLDRYRYWSVAAIKADLDARGRHDFEVAVENWTHDFNIGSMVRTANAFQARRVHIVGPHKWNRKGALMTELYQHVENHPSIAQLVECWHNRIAGEIAAARAEAGAAAFHAHEAAVHGDTAVVAAATAQVDAAEARIRELEASRVIAMDIIPGAVPMETYRFPKRCLMLFGAEGPGLSEKALELADDVVYISQFGSVRSINAGAAAAVSMHAWIAQHAAIRG comes from the coding sequence ATGCACGCGCCGCACCCTATCGATGTGGCCGCGAAGGCCTCCGGCGAACCCACATTCCGCGAGGTCGGCGTAGGCCCGTGGGAAGAAGCCCATCCGGGTGAACCTCGCCCGACCGACGTGCAGTATGATCCGCAACTGCTCGACGAAGGCGATCGTCGTAACGTGCTCGACCGGTACAGGTATTGGTCGGTCGCGGCGATCAAAGCCGACTTGGACGCGCGCGGACGCCACGATTTCGAAGTCGCCGTGGAGAACTGGACGCACGATTTCAATATCGGCTCCATGGTGCGCACGGCGAACGCGTTCCAGGCCAGACGCGTGCATATCGTCGGCCCGCATAAGTGGAACCGCAAAGGCGCGTTGATGACCGAGCTGTACCAGCATGTCGAGAATCATCCGTCGATCGCGCAGCTGGTGGAATGCTGGCATAACCGCATCGCCGGTGAGATCGCCGCCGCCCGCGCCGAGGCCGGAGCCGCAGCGTTCCATGCGCATGAGGCCGCCGTACATGGCGATACAGCTGTCGTCGCCGCGGCTACCGCCCAGGTTGATGCGGCCGAGGCACGTATTCGCGAGCTTGAAGCCTCCCGTGTGATCGCCATGGATATTATCCCCGGTGCCGTGCCTATGGAAACCTACCGTTTCCCCAAACGCTGCCTCATGCTCTTCGGCGCGGAAGGCCCCGGCCTGTCCGAAAAAGCGCTCGAACTGGCTGACGATGTGGTCTACATCTCCCAATTCGGCTCGGTCCGCTCCATTAACGCCGGTGCCGCGGCCGCCGTTTCCATGCATGCTTGGATCGCCCAGCATGCAGCAATTCGGGGCTGA
- a CDS encoding DUF2469 domain-containing protein: MSAEDLDNYETDAELALYKEYRDVIKLFTYVVETERRFYLANKVDFNVRSAGQDVYFDVQLTDAWVWDVYRPSRFVKNVRIVTFKDVNVEEVQKTDIDIPDDMG, encoded by the coding sequence ATGAGCGCCGAAGATCTCGATAATTACGAAACCGACGCCGAACTGGCGTTGTACAAGGAATACCGCGACGTCATCAAACTGTTCACCTACGTGGTGGAGACCGAGCGCCGGTTCTACCTGGCGAATAAGGTCGATTTCAACGTGCGGTCCGCAGGCCAGGACGTCTACTTCGACGTGCAGCTGACGGATGCGTGGGTGTGGGATGTGTACCGCCCAAGCCGTTTCGTCAAGAATGTGCGCATTGTGACATTCAAGGATGTGAACGTCGAGGAAGTGCAGAAAACGGATATCGACATTCCGGACGATATGGGTTGA